From Ficedula albicollis isolate OC2 chromosome 5, FicAlb1.5, whole genome shotgun sequence, one genomic window encodes:
- the LOC101814541 gene encoding cytosolic 5'-nucleotidase 1A-like — protein sequence MAEPESTVINTNVKQKDPSTALVIAVTTRAIFNLEEEHKLYLEKGKEEYTRHQQANQDKPLPPGTAFAFIQAVQYVNKKILESNPAERELFDILVLSNNSPESGVRIINSAKHYGLEISKFCFVSDEDSTQYLKSHGVKLFLSADRTDVCNALQRGVSAALVFQQEVQAPSTPLRVVFDGDAVLFSDETDQIFQEQGLEGAVQYERAMEAIPIGEGPLKAFAMQLGKMRKKFGQEKSSIRTYLVTARSGRDMGIRAIKTLREWGLPIDEAFFMDGAPKGPILAQIQPHIFFDDGLHNIQGAQNVGVPSAWVPSCC from the exons ATGGCAGAGCCGGAAAGCACAGTCATAAACACCAATGTAAAACAG aaagaccccagcacagctctggtcatTGCTGTGACCACCAGAGCCATCTTTAACCTGGAGGAGGAGCACAAGCTCTACCTGGAGAAGGGCAAGGAGGAGTACACAAGGCACCAGCAGGCCAACCAGGACAAGCCCCTGCCACCAGGCACAGCCTTTGCCTTCATCCAG GCAGTGCAGTATGTTAACAAGAAGATCCTGGAGAGCAACCCAGCAGAGAGGGAGCTCTTTGACATCCTGGTGCTCTCCAACAACAGCCCAGAGAGCGGCGTGCGCATCATCAACAGCGCCAAGCACTACG GCCTGGAGATCTCCAAGTTCTGCTTCGTCAGTGACGAGGACTCCACACAGTACCTGAAGTCCCACGGCGTCAAGCTGTTCCTCTCAGCTGACAGGACAGATGTCTGCAATGCCCTCCAGAGAG GGGTCTCGGCAGCGCTCGTCTTCCAGCAGGAGGTGCAGGCCCCCAGCACTCCACTCCGCGTGGTGTTCGACGGGGATGCCGTGCTCTTCTCCGACGAGACAGACCAGATCTTCcaggagcagggcctggagggggCCGTGCAGTACGAGCGGGCGATGGAGGCCATCCCCATAGGAGAG gGTCCCCTGAAGGCTTTTGCCATGCAGCTGGGGAAGATGCGGAAGAAGTTTGGCCAGGAGAAGTCCTCGATCCGCACGTACCTGGTGACGGCCCGCAGCGGCAGGGACATGGGCATCCGAGCCATCAAGACGCTCCGGGAATGGGGTCTGCCCATCGACGAGGCTTTCTTCATGGATGGGGCTCCCAAGGGCCCCATCCTCGCCCAGATCCAGCCTCACATTTTCTTTGATGATGGGCTTCATAACATCCAAGGGGCTCAAAATGTGGGGGTGCCCTCTGCCTGggtcccctcctgctgctga
- the SYT8 gene encoding synaptotagmin-8: MAVAGRRGTTASPHTSITTTAWPGFLDSWLSWIPLPKWALITVAVAGAILLLLFLICIVKCCCSKKKPKKKERIGLCAVSNSSTTNLVQPEMEDLEWEVEQKRRGKLQYSLEYNFRIQELKVGVKQAVELKAMDSGGTSDPYVIVYLTSDMRKRYETKVYRKTLNPIFNESFTFQVPQAEVSESTLVMQVYDFNRFAKHDIIGEVRLPLASVNLQHVIEQWSDLVVASKVEEEHLGEICFSLRYVPSTGKLTVLILEAKQLKRMDSNGLSDPFVKVHLILNRKKWKKKRTSVKKNTINPYFNEVFVFEVPFSQIQNVDVVISVWDHDKVTKNEPIGKLFLGCRATGNQLRHWSDMLSNPRRPLAQWHILQPPDVVDKALGLKSHLKLPLHSR, from the exons ATGGCAGtggcaggaaggagaggcaCTACAGCCTCTCCACACACCAGCATCACCACCACGGCTTGGCCAGGCTTCCTGGACAGCTGGCTTAGCTGGATCCCGT TACCCAAATGGGCGCTCATCACCGTGGCTGTGGCAGGGGCcattctcctccttctcttcctcatcTGCATTGtcaagtgctgctgcagcaagaaGAAGCCCAAGAAGAAGGAGAGGATTGGCTTGTGTGCTGTCAGCAACTCCAGCACGACCAACCTT gtCCAGCCTGAGATGGAGGACTTGGAGTGGGAAGTAGAGCAGAAGCGACGGGGAAAGCTGCAGTACTCCCTGGAGTACAACTTCCGCATACAGGAG CTGAAAGTTGGTGTGAAGCAGGCAGTTGAGTTGAAGGCCATGGACAGTGGAGGCACATCTGACCCGTATGTGATTGTCTATCTAACGTCCGATATGAGGAAGAGATATGAGACCAAGGTTTACCGCAAGACCCTGAACCCCATCTTCAACGAGAGCTTCACTTTCCAG GTACCCCAGGCTGAGGTGTCTGAATCCACACTGGTGATGCAGGTCTATGACTTCAACCGCTTTGCCAAGCATGACATCATTGGTGAGGTCCGGCTGCCCCTGGCCAGTGTCAACCTGCAGCATGTCATCGAGCAGTGGAGTGACCTGGTGGTGGCCAGTAAAGTGGAG GAAGAGCATCTGGGTGAGATCTGCTTCTCACTGCGCTACGTCCCCAGCACGGGCAAGCTGACAGTGCTCATCCTGGAAGCCAAGCAGCTGAAGCGGATGGACTCTAATGGACTCTCAG ATCCTTTTGTCAAGGTGCATCTCATACTGAAcaggaagaaatggaagaaaaaaaggacaagtgTGAAGAAAAACACCATAAACCCTTACTTCAATGAGGTGTTTGTTTTTGAGGTGCCTTTCAGTCAGATCCAG AATGTGGACGTGGTCATCTCCGTCTGGGATCATGACAAAGTGACCAAGAACGAGCCCATTGGCAAACTCTTCCTGGGCTGCCGAGCCACAGGCAACCAGCTGCGGCACTGGTCCGACATGCTGTCCAACCCACGGCGGCCCCTCGCCCAGTGGCAcatcctgcagcccccagacGTGGTGGACAAAGCCCTGGGACTGAAGTCCCACCTCAAGCTGCCCCTGCACTCCAGATAG